A window of the Chryseobacterium arthrosphaerae genome harbors these coding sequences:
- a CDS encoding SDR family NAD(P)-dependent oxidoreductase has product MKTILITGATSGIGKSTAELLAKQGNRIIICGRRNEVLEAVKSELSQYTEIFSLKFDVRNLDEVEAAISALPENWKDIDVLINNAGNAHGLDPLSDGKTGDWDSMIDGNVKGLLYVSKEIIPGMKTKNSGHIINISSVAARQTYANGVVYCATKKAVDVISEGMRLELTEFGIKVTNIQPGAVETDFSMVRFKGDSERAANVYAGYEPLKAEDIADAIAYCINAPKHVTVSDMTIYPSAQSEPRTIHKK; this is encoded by the coding sequence ATGAAGACAATATTGATCACCGGAGCAACTTCCGGAATAGGAAAATCCACTGCAGAGCTTCTGGCAAAACAAGGGAACAGGATAATCATCTGCGGAAGAAGAAATGAAGTACTTGAAGCCGTAAAATCGGAACTGTCCCAATATACCGAAATATTTAGTTTAAAGTTTGATGTAAGGAATCTCGATGAAGTGGAAGCTGCTATCAGTGCTCTGCCTGAAAACTGGAAAGATATTGACGTTCTGATCAATAATGCTGGTAACGCTCACGGATTAGACCCTCTTTCTGATGGGAAGACCGGTGACTGGGATTCTATGATAGACGGTAATGTGAAAGGCCTTCTGTATGTTTCTAAAGAAATTATTCCGGGCATGAAAACTAAAAATTCAGGTCATATAATCAATATCAGTTCTGTAGCAGCAAGACAGACCTATGCCAATGGAGTGGTTTATTGTGCTACTAAAAAAGCGGTAGACGTGATTTCCGAGGGAATGAGACTTGAGCTTACCGAATTTGGAATCAAAGTGACCAACATCCAGCCGGGAGCTGTAGAGACCGACTTTTCTATGGTAAGGTTCAAAGGAGACAGCGAAAGAGCAGCCAACGTATATGCAGGATACGAACCGTTGAAAGCAGAAGATATTGCAGATGCGATCGCCTATTGCATCAATGCCCCGAAACATGTTACGGTTTCTGATATGACCATTTATCCAAGTGCGCAGTCGGAACCGAGAACAATTCATAAAAAATAG
- the lepA gene encoding translation elongation factor 4, giving the protein MKNIRNFCIIAHIDHGKSTLADRLLEYTNTVTQRELQSQTLDDMDLEKERGITIKSHAIQMDYEYKGEKYILNLIDTPGHVDFSYEVSRSIAACEGALLIVDAAQSIQAQTISNLYLALENDLTIIPILNKIDLPSANPEEVTDEIMNLIGCEYEDVLRVSGKTGEGVHNLLEQIVERIPAPEGDPDGPLQALIFDSVYNPFRGIEAYFKVVNGSITKNEKIKFFATGKEYGADEVGTLKLKQVPKKTIHCGDVGYLVSGIKDAREVKVGDTITSFDKPAAAPIDGFEEVKPMVFAGIYPIDSEDFEELRFSLEKLRLNDASLVFEPESSAALGFGFRCGFLGMLHMEIVQERLDREFNMNVITTVPNVSYFGYSKKEPEVPILINNPSEMMDPSIMDRVEEPFIKASIITKSDFVGPVMTLCIEKRGEIVNQSYLTSERVELVFNMPLAEVVFDFYDRLKSISKGYASFDYHPIGFRASKLVKMDILINGDMVDALSSLIHDSNAYHIGKKMCEKLRELIPRQQFDIAVQAALGTKVIARETIKALRKDVTAKCYGGDISRKRKLLEKQKEGKKKMKQIGRVEVPQSAFMAVLKLND; this is encoded by the coding sequence ATGAAAAACATACGAAATTTTTGCATAATCGCTCATATCGACCATGGTAAAAGTACCCTGGCAGACCGTCTTCTGGAGTATACCAATACCGTTACCCAAAGAGAATTACAGTCTCAGACGCTTGATGATATGGATTTGGAGAAAGAACGCGGGATTACTATTAAATCTCACGCTATCCAGATGGATTATGAGTATAAAGGCGAAAAATATATTTTAAACCTGATCGATACACCGGGACACGTTGACTTCTCTTACGAAGTTTCCCGTTCTATCGCAGCCTGTGAAGGAGCCCTTCTTATTGTAGATGCAGCTCAGAGTATCCAGGCACAGACGATCAGTAACCTGTATCTGGCATTGGAAAATGATTTGACGATCATTCCTATTCTGAATAAGATTGACCTTCCGTCTGCCAACCCTGAAGAAGTAACCGATGAGATCATGAACCTTATCGGATGCGAATATGAAGATGTATTAAGAGTGTCAGGTAAAACAGGTGAAGGGGTTCATAACCTGCTGGAGCAGATCGTAGAAAGAATTCCTGCACCGGAAGGAGATCCTGACGGGCCACTTCAGGCATTGATCTTCGATTCTGTTTACAACCCTTTCAGAGGAATTGAAGCTTACTTTAAAGTAGTAAACGGAAGCATTACAAAGAATGAAAAGATTAAGTTCTTTGCAACAGGAAAAGAATATGGGGCTGATGAAGTAGGTACACTGAAACTTAAGCAGGTTCCGAAAAAGACCATCCATTGTGGAGACGTAGGATATCTGGTTTCGGGGATTAAAGATGCCCGTGAAGTAAAGGTAGGAGATACGATCACTTCTTTTGATAAGCCGGCTGCAGCACCAATTGATGGTTTTGAAGAGGTAAAACCAATGGTATTTGCAGGGATTTATCCAATTGATTCTGAGGATTTTGAAGAACTCAGATTCTCACTTGAAAAATTAAGACTGAATGATGCTTCGCTGGTTTTTGAACCGGAAAGTTCAGCAGCTCTTGGTTTCGGGTTCCGTTGCGGATTCCTGGGAATGCTTCACATGGAAATCGTTCAGGAACGTCTTGACAGAGAGTTCAATATGAACGTGATCACTACAGTACCGAACGTATCTTATTTTGGTTACTCCAAAAAAGAACCTGAAGTTCCGATCCTGATCAATAACCCTTCTGAAATGATGGATCCGTCTATTATGGACAGGGTGGAAGAACCGTTCATTAAAGCTTCTATCATTACAAAATCTGATTTCGTAGGACCTGTAATGACGCTTTGTATCGAAAAGAGAGGAGAGATCGTTAATCAGAGTTATTTAACTTCAGAGAGGGTGGAACTGGTATTTAACATGCCATTGGCAGAAGTTGTTTTTGACTTCTACGACAGGCTGAAATCTATTTCTAAAGGATATGCATCATTCGACTATCATCCGATCGGATTCAGAGCCTCCAAGCTTGTGAAAATGGATATCCTGATCAATGGGGATATGGTAGATGCCCTTTCATCCCTGATTCACGACAGTAACGCTTATCATATCGGTAAAAAGATGTGTGAGAAGCTTCGTGAGCTGATCCCGAGACAGCAGTTTGATATTGCAGTTCAGGCAGCTTTGGGAACGAAAGTTATCGCAAGGGAAACAATTAAGGCCCTGAGAAAAGACGTTACCGCAAAATGTTACGGAGGAGATATTTCCAGAAAACGTAAGCTGTTGGAAAAACAGAAAGAAGGTAAGAAGAAAATGAAGCAGATCGGAAGGGTAGAAGTACCGCAGTCTGCGTTCATGGCTGTATTAAAGCTTAATGATTAA
- a CDS encoding Rossmann-like and DUF2520 domain-containing protein, translating into MQIVIIGSGNVAYHMAKAFTLKGISIAQIFGRNEKELSKISEELNVPYSTGSLKDADLYIICVSDNAVEDVSKIITGKDCLVAHTSGSLPKEILSGLYRKASFYPLQTFSRSKELEYEKIPFFIEAENEADKEILFDLASRVSQNVMESSHEKRKYIHLTAVFACNFVNHLFSRAKEISDSQEIPFHYFLPLIDETVQKIHEIEPKKAQTGPAVRNDLRILELHEQLIKDEESLEIYKTMNHSIQKMYEL; encoded by the coding sequence ATGCAAATTGTAATCATCGGTTCCGGAAATGTTGCCTATCACATGGCAAAAGCTTTCACACTGAAAGGCATTTCCATTGCCCAGATTTTTGGCAGGAACGAAAAAGAACTGAGTAAAATTTCGGAAGAATTAAACGTACCCTACTCCACCGGATCGCTCAAAGACGCAGATCTTTATATCATCTGTGTAAGTGATAATGCCGTGGAAGATGTTTCAAAAATCATCACAGGGAAAGATTGTCTTGTGGCCCATACCTCAGGCTCTCTGCCAAAGGAAATTTTATCGGGTTTATACAGGAAGGCCAGCTTCTACCCTTTGCAGACCTTTTCAAGATCCAAAGAACTTGAGTACGAAAAAATTCCGTTTTTCATTGAAGCTGAAAATGAAGCTGACAAGGAAATACTCTTTGACCTTGCTTCCCGGGTCTCTCAAAATGTCATGGAAAGCAGTCATGAAAAGAGAAAATATATTCATCTGACAGCAGTTTTCGCCTGCAATTTTGTGAATCATCTTTTTTCTAGGGCTAAGGAAATCTCGGATTCCCAGGAGATCCCGTTCCACTATTTCTTACCTCTGATTGATGAGACCGTTCAGAAAATTCATGAAATTGAACCTAAAAAAGCCCAGACCGGTCCTGCTGTAAGAAATGATCTGAGGATACTGGAATTGCATGAGCAGTTAATAAAAGACGAAGAAAGTCTTGAAATTTATAAAACAATGAATCATTCTATTCAGAAAATGTATGAGCTATAA
- a CDS encoding RNA polymerase sigma factor codes for MKIKDAEIISLMQNPRTQDKGVRALMDAYQSRLYWHIRRIIVDGDLAQDTLQETFIKAYQNFHQFKNDSQLYTWLYRIATNEALQQVNKLKKMQKTDEDPEYHMQNLIADNTEGDAEEIQILLQNAIQSLPEKQKLVFMMRYYDDLPYEEISKIVDMSVGTLKTNYHYAKQKIEDYIKENYER; via the coding sequence ATGAAGATTAAGGACGCGGAAATTATTTCGTTGATGCAGAATCCACGGACCCAGGATAAAGGTGTCCGGGCCTTGATGGATGCCTATCAAAGCAGATTGTACTGGCATATAAGAAGAATTATTGTAGACGGAGATCTTGCCCAGGATACTTTGCAGGAGACTTTTATTAAAGCTTATCAGAATTTTCATCAGTTCAAAAATGATAGCCAGCTGTATACCTGGCTGTACAGAATTGCTACCAACGAAGCCCTGCAGCAGGTAAACAAACTGAAGAAAATGCAGAAGACTGATGAAGATCCTGAGTATCATATGCAGAATCTTATAGCTGATAACACCGAAGGAGATGCGGAAGAAATTCAGATCTTGCTGCAGAATGCCATACAAAGCCTGCCTGAAAAGCAGAAACTGGTATTTATGATGCGGTATTATGATGATTTACCTTACGAAGAGATATCCAAAATCGTAGATATGTCCGTAGGAACATTAAAGACCAATTATCATTATGCCAAACAAAAAATTGAAGATTATATTAAAGAAAATTACGAAAGATAA
- a CDS encoding Maf family protein: protein MKLLLASQSPRRKELLTSLGFDFEVVKIDCEEILPEHIKIEEAAAYLSELKADTFRSLVSDEVLLTADTVVAIDHQILGKPRDEEDAFSMLQSLSGKTHQVYTGITIRTADQIFTETDVADVTLAPLSDDEIQYYIQNYKPFDKAGSYGIQEWLGMAKITDMKGSYYTIMGLPTHLVYKILKEISVI, encoded by the coding sequence ATGAAATTACTTTTAGCATCACAATCTCCGAGAAGAAAAGAACTGCTTACCAGTCTTGGTTTTGACTTTGAAGTGGTAAAAATAGACTGCGAGGAAATTCTTCCGGAACATATCAAAATAGAAGAGGCTGCAGCTTATTTATCTGAACTGAAGGCTGATACATTCAGAAGCCTTGTTTCAGATGAAGTTTTACTGACTGCGGATACAGTGGTGGCCATTGATCATCAGATCCTCGGAAAACCAAGAGATGAGGAAGATGCCTTCAGTATGCTTCAGAGCCTCTCGGGAAAAACGCATCAGGTTTACACGGGGATTACCATCAGAACAGCTGATCAGATCTTTACAGAAACGGATGTGGCAGATGTGACCCTCGCTCCTCTCTCCGATGATGAAATACAGTATTATATTCAAAACTATAAGCCTTTTGATAAAGCAGGAAGCTATGGTATTCAGGAATGGCTTGGAATGGCCAAAATTACAGATATGAAGGGAAGTTACTATACCATTATGGGGCTTCCTACCCATCTTGTTTATAAAATTCTGAAGGAAATCTCCGTGATTTAA
- the tsaB gene encoding tRNA (adenosine(37)-N6)-threonylcarbamoyltransferase complex dimerization subunit type 1 TsaB, with amino-acid sequence MKILYLETSSKNCSVAVSDNEKLLCLCEEVSENYKQSESLHTYVEWALEGAGISLKDIEAVSLGKGPGSYTGLRIGAASAKGFCYGLKVPFIAINSLESMIEPFLGNNYDLIVPLIDARRMEVYTAVYDGNTGEELSGTEAKILDETSFEEYRDKKIIFVGDGAKKAKDILQLPDAVFKDDVYPSAQYLIKKTLEKIEKKEFEDMAYFEPFYLKDFHGVKKDKS; translated from the coding sequence ATGAAAATTCTATATCTTGAAACCTCTTCTAAAAATTGTTCGGTAGCAGTATCTGACAACGAAAAACTGCTTTGCCTTTGTGAAGAAGTCTCTGAAAACTATAAGCAGTCTGAAAGTCTTCATACCTATGTGGAATGGGCATTGGAAGGTGCGGGAATATCACTTAAGGATATCGAAGCTGTTTCTTTGGGAAAAGGGCCGGGATCCTATACGGGATTAAGAATCGGTGCAGCCTCCGCAAAAGGATTCTGTTATGGGTTGAAGGTTCCCTTCATTGCCATCAATTCTCTTGAAAGTATGATAGAGCCTTTTTTAGGCAATAACTATGATTTGATAGTACCTTTGATCGATGCAAGGAGAATGGAGGTTTATACGGCCGTTTATGATGGTAATACGGGAGAAGAACTGTCCGGTACCGAGGCTAAGATTCTGGATGAGACTTCATTTGAAGAATACAGGGATAAAAAAATCATTTTTGTAGGAGACGGGGCTAAGAAAGCAAAAGATATTCTACAGCTTCCTGATGCCGTTTTCAAAGACGATGTCTACCCTTCTGCACAATACCTGATCAAAAAGACACTGGAAAAAATTGAAAAGAAAGAATTTGAGGATATGGCTTATTTCGAACCGTTTTATCTCAAAGATTTCCACGGCGTAAAGAAAGATAAATCATAG
- a CDS encoding KdsC family phosphatase, producing the protein MSYKEKLKDIKAFVFDVDGVFTDGSVYLLPGGNMCRVMNVLDGYAVVKALKNNYLIGVITGGNDEMVKHRINYLGIQDYYPKSHNKIEDFEDFKKKHNLKNEEILTMGDDLPDIHILERSAIAACPENAVPEVKGVSHYISTKKGGSGAVRDVIEQVMKVQGNWHDDNTQSV; encoded by the coding sequence ATGAGCTATAAAGAGAAATTAAAAGATATTAAGGCATTTGTATTTGATGTTGACGGTGTTTTTACAGATGGAAGCGTTTATCTTCTTCCGGGCGGAAATATGTGCAGGGTCATGAATGTGCTTGACGGCTATGCAGTAGTTAAAGCTTTAAAAAACAATTATTTAATAGGAGTGATCACCGGAGGAAATGATGAAATGGTAAAACACAGAATCAATTACCTCGGTATTCAGGATTATTACCCGAAGTCTCACAATAAAATTGAGGATTTTGAGGATTTTAAAAAGAAGCACAATCTTAAAAATGAAGAAATTCTGACGATGGGTGATGATCTTCCGGATATTCATATTCTGGAACGCTCAGCGATTGCTGCGTGCCCGGAAAATGCTGTTCCTGAAGTAAAAGGAGTCTCCCATTATATTTCTACTAAAAAAGGAGGAAGCGGTGCTGTACGTGACGTTATCGAACAGGTGATGAAAGTACAGGGGAACTGGCATGATGATAATACCCAATCTGTATAA
- a CDS encoding NADAR family protein translates to MKYTLQNITDRFQKKEKLKFLFFWGHTVKDEITKACFSQWYPSKFEEDGVLYKTAEHYMMAEKARLFNDYEIAEEILQAKTPNQAKSLGRKVKNFDAQLWDEHKYEMVKKGNLLKFSQNQKIRKFLLSTGKKILVEASPYDKIWGIGMLETDRRAENPLLWNGENLLGFALMEVRDELEG, encoded by the coding sequence ATGAAATACACCTTACAGAATATCACAGACCGTTTTCAAAAGAAGGAAAAGCTAAAATTTCTTTTTTTCTGGGGGCACACTGTAAAGGACGAGATTACTAAAGCGTGTTTCAGCCAGTGGTATCCGTCGAAATTTGAAGAAGACGGAGTTTTGTATAAAACCGCAGAACATTATATGATGGCAGAAAAAGCCAGATTATTTAATGATTACGAAATAGCAGAGGAAATTCTGCAGGCAAAGACCCCAAATCAGGCAAAGAGTCTGGGAAGGAAAGTAAAAAATTTTGATGCTCAGCTTTGGGATGAACATAAATATGAGATGGTAAAAAAAGGAAACCTTTTAAAATTCTCACAAAATCAAAAAATCAGGAAATTCCTGTTATCTACTGGGAAAAAGATCTTGGTTGAAGCCAGTCCTTATGATAAAATCTGGGGAATCGGAATGCTGGAAACAGACCGTAGAGCAGAAAATCCACTGTTATGGAATGGAGAAAATCTTTTAGGGTTTGCCTTGATGGAAGTTCGGGATGAATTGGAAGGGTAA
- a CDS encoding YraN family protein, protein MADHNDFGKIAEDLAAGHLQKNGYKILVRNFRFQKAEIDIIAEKDNLVIIVEVKARSTDAFMLPQEAVTKTKIRSIVSAANHYLEEFNKGNEVRFDIITVLPDEKRQLTIEHIPDAFQAWDAN, encoded by the coding sequence ATGGCTGATCATAACGACTTTGGAAAAATAGCAGAAGATCTGGCCGCCGGTCATCTTCAGAAGAACGGCTATAAAATTCTGGTCAGAAACTTCCGTTTTCAGAAGGCGGAAATTGATATTATAGCTGAAAAAGATAATCTGGTGATCATTGTTGAAGTAAAAGCAAGATCTACAGATGCTTTTATGCTGCCCCAGGAAGCTGTGACCAAAACTAAAATCAGGTCTATTGTGTCGGCAGCCAATCACTATCTTGAAGAATTTAATAAAGGAAATGAGGTGAGATTTGACATTATTACCGTCCTTCCTGATGAAAAAAGACAACTGACTATTGAGCATATACCTGATGCTTTTCAGGCATGGGATGCCAACTGA
- the porW gene encoding type IX secretion system periplasmic lipoprotein PorW/SprE, which yields MKKNILFLLVICLVASCATKTKKPEQRSKLLKGFSTYYNTLFNAKDALNSEFTTRDKGHKDNFYAPYIPILTYEEQPLGSDLGQTEAFAENSMKMAEVANQAPGRGNSGVPNMPGGPGSNAEGPNGQSKGATTLEIAEAKALKAINKYSVTRNGEEKNKQIFDAYMILVQSRIYRGKPLEALDALNYVFTHMKDDKRIALARIYQGLAYDKVKDYHRAHETYAKLKGEKIDKTYAKLLSIYYAESLLDAGKKEDAAKELDIAYDLNSNRKLKSRIAYLRGQVLENLGQNDKARESYTAAYKYSNDFEFEVKSQIAIAKTFNGKGDYNGAKNYLEGISKKGTYGSRKNEFYYALGLMANKAGKKDEAQQFFRKSLFEKVSDPQIRGLAYYEIGKSYLERNDYIGAGSYYDSALAVMTYEPSKILLKDQSAYIKKISKNYYLIKKNDSILSLAKMDTNQRTEFFSKHIAKLKAKEEKEEQERRRAERNKGFDTGDYSANSVFANSSNSFEDFGVTTKGFYFSNTGTVSKGTSSFKQIWGDRALADNWRYSKKMATIEDMKNEALGVTSAPNPRRFEPAYYIEQIPTDQGKLGQLKKDRDTASLGLGIMYQNYFTNTPLATKTLYDLIDVKPEEKVMLQALYEIFAMNYEKNPQASERAKQILLTDYPYTSYAEFARNPKNKSFVKSTEEVENEYKRAYALFESEKFTESKDIIDQTIQKFPKDALVPKLYLLNAFNSGKSSGKEVMILQLEQIALNYSKTPEGVRAKEMLNYLKSDLSFQATDNKGNPVSQQPQQPAVRQPGQHVQQPVGIPNQPQNAGPPEKQFETVIPEQSGQQQQKLKKNAADKKSVQNAQ from the coding sequence ATGAAAAAGAATATATTATTCCTTTTAGTAATATGCCTTGTTGCTTCCTGTGCTACCAAAACCAAAAAGCCGGAGCAGCGGTCCAAGCTATTGAAAGGATTTTCCACATATTACAATACGCTTTTTAACGCCAAAGATGCGTTAAACAGTGAATTTACGACAAGGGATAAAGGACATAAAGATAATTTTTATGCTCCCTATATTCCTATTCTTACCTATGAAGAACAGCCGCTGGGAAGTGACCTGGGGCAGACCGAAGCTTTTGCCGAAAATTCTATGAAAATGGCAGAAGTGGCCAACCAGGCTCCCGGAAGAGGTAATTCCGGAGTGCCCAATATGCCGGGCGGCCCGGGCAGCAATGCAGAGGGTCCGAATGGGCAGTCTAAAGGGGCGACAACCCTGGAAATTGCAGAAGCAAAAGCCCTGAAAGCAATTAATAAATATTCTGTAACCCGAAACGGCGAAGAAAAGAACAAACAGATTTTTGATGCCTATATGATCCTTGTTCAGTCAAGAATTTATCGTGGAAAACCTTTGGAAGCACTGGATGCACTCAATTACGTTTTCACCCACATGAAAGATGATAAAAGGATCGCCCTGGCAAGAATATATCAGGGTCTGGCTTATGACAAAGTCAAAGATTATCACAGGGCGCATGAAACATATGCCAAACTGAAAGGGGAGAAGATTGATAAAACCTATGCTAAACTGCTGAGTATTTATTATGCTGAATCTCTTCTGGATGCAGGAAAAAAGGAAGATGCCGCCAAAGAACTTGATATCGCTTATGACCTGAACAGCAACAGAAAACTTAAGAGCAGAATTGCTTATCTGAGAGGGCAGGTGCTGGAAAATCTGGGACAGAATGATAAGGCAAGGGAAAGCTATACGGCAGCATACAAATATTCCAATGATTTTGAATTTGAAGTAAAATCCCAGATCGCCATTGCCAAGACATTCAATGGTAAAGGAGATTATAACGGGGCAAAAAATTATCTGGAAGGAATCAGTAAGAAAGGAACTTACGGATCCAGAAAGAACGAATTTTATTATGCACTGGGCTTAATGGCCAATAAGGCAGGAAAAAAAGACGAAGCACAGCAGTTCTTCAGAAAATCCTTGTTTGAAAAAGTTTCTGATCCTCAGATCCGTGGTCTTGCCTATTATGAAATAGGAAAAAGCTATCTTGAAAGGAATGATTACATCGGGGCAGGAAGTTATTATGATTCCGCTCTTGCAGTGATGACCTATGAGCCTTCAAAAATTTTACTTAAAGATCAGTCTGCATACATCAAAAAGATCTCTAAAAATTACTATCTGATCAAAAAGAACGACAGTATTCTTTCTCTGGCAAAAATGGATACCAACCAGAGAACAGAGTTTTTCTCTAAACATATTGCGAAACTGAAAGCTAAAGAAGAGAAAGAAGAACAGGAGAGAAGGCGTGCAGAAAGAAATAAAGGCTTTGATACCGGTGACTACAGTGCCAACTCTGTTTTTGCCAACAGTTCCAATTCTTTTGAAGATTTTGGAGTTACTACCAAAGGTTTTTACTTCAGCAATACAGGAACGGTAAGCAAAGGAACCTCTTCATTTAAGCAGATCTGGGGCGACAGGGCACTTGCTGATAACTGGCGTTATTCCAAGAAAATGGCCACGATTGAGGATATGAAGAATGAAGCATTAGGAGTGACTTCCGCACCTAATCCGAGACGTTTTGAACCGGCTTACTATATAGAACAGATCCCGACAGATCAGGGCAAACTGGGCCAACTGAAGAAGGATAGGGATACGGCTTCCTTGGGACTTGGGATCATGTATCAGAATTACTTTACGAACACACCGCTGGCTACAAAGACTTTGTATGACCTCATCGATGTGAAACCGGAAGAAAAAGTAATGCTTCAGGCGTTATATGAGATTTTTGCCATGAATTATGAGAAAAATCCACAAGCCTCCGAAAGGGCAAAACAGATACTTCTCACCGATTATCCTTATACTTCCTATGCTGAATTTGCCAGAAATCCTAAAAATAAATCTTTTGTAAAATCAACGGAAGAAGTTGAAAATGAATACAAAAGAGCCTATGCTTTATTTGAATCTGAAAAGTTTACGGAAAGTAAGGATATCATTGATCAGACCATTCAGAAATTCCCGAAGGATGCACTGGTTCCCAAGCTATATCTCTTAAATGCTTTCAATTCCGGAAAATCGAGTGGGAAAGAAGTAATGATACTACAGCTTGAACAGATCGCCCTAAATTATTCTAAAACTCCGGAAGGTGTAAGAGCAAAGGAAATGCTGAATTACCTGAAAAGTGATCTGAGCTTCCAGGCCACAGATAACAAAGGAAATCCAGTTTCGCAACAGCCTCAACAACCCGCGGTGCGGCAACCGGGACAACATGTACAGCAGCCTGTAGGAATACCTAACCAGCCACAGAATGCGGGACCACCAGAAAAACAGTTCGAGACTGTGATACCCGAGCAAAGCGGCCAGCAACAGCAAAAATTGAAAAAGAACGCTGCCGATAAAAAGTCAGTGCAAAATGCACAGTAA
- a CDS encoding NUDIX hydrolase, with amino-acid sequence MQDIKVAVDAVIFGYFDKKDLQILLIKRNIEPFKGGWALPGGLVLDDENLDDAVKRELYEEAGIKPDFLEQLYTFGNVGRDPRNRVVSVAYLGLVNPSYHELFADSDADDAQWFSVNSLPAVAFDHKNIIDIALKRLRTKIQYQPIGFNLLNEEFPFSDLENLYKTIVGQEIDRRNFRKKIMSYGLLNETNNVKKEGSGRPGKLFTFNQEKYKELEEQGFYFEIK; translated from the coding sequence ATACAGGATATCAAAGTAGCGGTAGATGCAGTCATTTTCGGATATTTTGACAAAAAAGACCTGCAGATTCTTTTAATTAAAAGGAATATTGAGCCCTTTAAAGGCGGTTGGGCGCTCCCTGGAGGGCTGGTTCTGGATGATGAAAATCTTGACGATGCTGTAAAAAGAGAACTGTACGAAGAAGCGGGCATAAAGCCGGATTTTCTGGAACAACTCTACACATTTGGTAACGTAGGCCGTGATCCGAGAAACAGAGTGGTTTCTGTAGCCTATCTGGGCCTTGTAAACCCATCATACCATGAGCTGTTTGCAGATTCGGATGCTGATGATGCCCAATGGTTCAGTGTTAACAGTCTTCCAGCAGTAGCCTTTGATCACAAAAATATTATTGACATTGCATTAAAAAGACTTCGTACCAAAATTCAATACCAGCCGATCGGCTTCAACCTTCTCAATGAAGAATTCCCTTTTTCAGACCTTGAAAATCTTTATAAAACCATTGTTGGGCAGGAAATAGACCGCAGAAATTTCCGCAAAAAGATCATGAGCTACGGATTGCTTAATGAAACCAATAACGTTAAAAAAGAAGGCAGCGGCAGGCCTGGAAAACTCTTTACTTTCAATCAGGAAAAATACAAAGAACTGGAAGAACAGGGATTTTATTTTGAAATCAAATAG
- a CDS encoding DUF1579 domain-containing protein, translated as MKNLLVIISLPFIFIACEKGKTTAANSSDKKDSAAANTEWKPVDSATAMKAWMEYSTPGEMQKMLAKSDGTWTGETTMWMEDGGKPMMSKSEAINKMMYGGRYQISNHKGSFMGMPFEGMSIVGYDNSKKKFVSTWIDNMGTGIMHGEGDWNPSTKSVEFKGKMTDPSRPGKDCDFREVFTFVDDNTQKMEMYGADSKTGKEYKTMEINFTRKK; from the coding sequence ATGAAAAATTTATTAGTAATTATTTCTCTCCCTTTTATATTTATAGCGTGTGAGAAAGGAAAAACAACAGCTGCCAATTCTTCTGATAAAAAGGACTCTGCTGCAGCAAATACCGAATGGAAACCTGTAGATTCAGCAACCGCTATGAAAGCCTGGATGGAATACTCAACTCCTGGAGAAATGCAGAAAATGCTGGCAAAATCTGATGGAACCTGGACAGGAGAAACCACCATGTGGATGGAGGATGGAGGCAAGCCAATGATGAGCAAATCTGAAGCGATCAATAAAATGATGTATGGCGGACGCTATCAGATCAGTAATCATAAAGGAAGCTTTATGGGGATGCCCTTTGAAGGGATGAGCATTGTAGGATATGACAATTCAAAAAAGAAATTTGTCAGTACCTGGATAGATAATATGGGAACTGGAATAATGCATGGAGAAGGAGATTGGAATCCTTCAACAAAGTCGGTTGAATTTAAAGGAAAAATGACTGATCCTTCAAGACCGGGAAAGGATTGTGATTTCAGAGAGGTTTTCACATTTGTTGATGATAATACTCAAAAAATGGAAATGTACGGGGCTGATTCCAAGACAGGAAAAGAGTATAAAACAATGGAAATAAATTTCACCCGTAAAAAATAG